A stretch of Henckelia pumila isolate YLH828 chromosome 4, ASM3356847v2, whole genome shotgun sequence DNA encodes these proteins:
- the LOC140866666 gene encoding ASI1-immunoprecipitated protein 3-like yields the protein MRRRRSSRLVNYDEEYESSPPSRRSGNRDMRKRVAVPEHKCEEGNDKGDLGLIELKKKNNTKKRRDKDESEPEAADSENENDEQDDLARSIGEVVRVSGKEKEKRNHYKSFEYDGFQYHLEDPVLLVPEKKNQKPRVAIVKEIYQTFDGAIMVTTQRFYRPDEAEKDGGGNWPSLNMREVFYSFHRTEVPAESVMHKCAVHFIPLDKQIPPRKELPGFVFQKVYVTEGQMVYKLTDQNHEIYSKFLVVD from the exons ATGCGTCGCCGCCGCTCTTCAAGGTTAGTGAACTATGACGAAGAGTACGAATCGTCGCCGCCCTCTCGCCGTAGTGGAAACCGAGACATGCGTAAAAGAGTAGCCGTCCCCGAACACAAGTGCGAGGAGGGGAATGATAAAGGGGACTTAGGATTGATCGAgttaaagaagaagaataatACGAAAAAGAGGAGGGATAAAGATGAGTCCGAGCCTGAGGCAGCGGACTCCGAGAACGAAAACGACGAGCAGGATGACCTGGCGCGGTCCATCGGTGAGGTTGTTAGGGTTTCGGGGAAGGAGAAGGAGAAGAGGAATCATTACAAGTCGTTTGAGTACGATGGCTTCCAGTATCATCTC GAGGATCCTGTTCTTTTAGTTCCTGAGAAAAAGAATCAGAAGCCTCGTGTGGCCATAGTTAAG GAAATTTATCAGACATTCGATGGAGCTATAATGGTAACAACACAGAGATTTTATCGTCCAGACGAGGCAGAGAAAGACGGAGGTGGAAATTGGCCATCACTTAATATGAGGGAGGTGTTCTATAGTTTCCACAGAACTGAAGTACCTGCAGAATCTGTGATGCACAAGTGTGCGGTGCACTTCATACCTTTAGATAAACAGATTCCTCCTCGCAAAGAGTTACCGGGATTCGTTTTCCAAAAGGTATATGTTACTGAAGGACAAATGGTCTATAAACTTACAGATCAAAATCATGAAATCTATTCAAAGTTTTTGGTGGTAGACTGA